In Brienomyrus brachyistius isolate T26 chromosome 2, BBRACH_0.4, whole genome shotgun sequence, the genomic window catcagtccatccatccatccatccgtctgtcatccatccatccgtccatccatccattcgtctgtcattcatccatccatccgtccatccatccatccgtccgtccatccgtctgtccgtccatccatctatccatccatccgcacCACTTCTCCACTATAGAGGGTAATAGTGTGCAACTAGAGATGCCATATGCACATTTGTACATATGATACATTTTAATGTCAGGGTCTTACTGGATATTCATCATGGTTACCTCAGATTTGCCTAAGCGGTCGTTGTTTGAGATGTCAAAGACATCACCCACTGAAGCAGTGTCCACACCCCCAGTGCCTCGTTTCTGCAGCCTCAGACTCTCCAGGATCTTCCTGAAATGAGGGTCCTGTGCAGAGAGCAGAGAAGCAGCCCCATTTATCACTGCCACTGTTCATCCATTCCATAAATATGCAAACATCCAGTGTCTCTGGGACACTGCAGTCACCTTGCTAAGGAGAGGCAGACGGACGTGCACCCCTGCCCTGAGCCCAGTGCCCAGATTGGAAGGGCAAGTTAGGATGTAGACAAGATGTTCATTCCACATAAACTCCCAGCCACGCTCCATAATCAGCCGCTCTACCTGAAATTTGCAGGATAATGGTAGCAAAGGAAGACATATCATTTTTAGTTCAACTGCTGAGTGGTTCATAATTCAAGTGTACTCTAGGGTCCGTACATGCACCACAAACCCGTCATATTGATTAATAACATGGAAGAGGAATGAATTACACAGATGAATGCTTTTCTGTGCCATATGATGCTCATAATTATTGATCTCAATAATTCCTGTAGACTATTCTGGcttcagtcatatggtagatgGCTGAAATGGATAATAGGTATATTAACCGATAAGAAAATCATTTAACAATTGCAACAGTATTGGTCACTTCATTGAGTATATTAACACACTAAACATATTGAGTTGTTTCGCTGATAACATCTCAGCTATAATTGGTTCACCATATGCTATTATACATTACTAAGCAGCAAGCATATATTTCTGCAAGGTTTACCTCTTTGAGTCCGCAGCAAAATCTTTCAAACACTCTCTTCATGTTACCACCCTTTTCCATTGATATAATGCGGGTGTGGTCTTCTTCATTGATCCATATCAGGAAAGTCTTCTCATTATTATGCCTGAGAAATGAGATTTCAATTAAAACTCCATCTTTTGCATAATCTcccctaaaaaaaaaagtaaactgTACAAATTATTGTCAAAACAACCCATCCCATGTGTCATCTGATGAAGTTGCCACATATAATTAGTGTAACTCAAGAAATAcaaatttatattaaaaatatataattaactataccTACAAAATGCATACACCCAAACTTTAATCACAAATATAGGATGCACAAACAGTACATGTACGTGTTTCCATTAAGGCTAGCATGCAGAACTTGAAGACTGCTGGTGATGCAAGCCTCGTGCACCATAGCAGATTCCCCTATCATCTGGCCAATCACGGGCCATCCCTGTACATGTTAACAATGGGGAGATGGGCTTGTCAAACAGAAGTGGTCCTGCATTTGATCAACGGGAGACGAAAGAGGGATACGGATTTGAAAAGGCGGGGGAGAAAGAGGATGGTTCAATAAGTCTGTATAGTAATCTAGGCTTTAAATGACTACTGAACACTGAGTTTTTCCCAAGACACATACATGCACTTCAAATGTCCTCCTTTATGGAAGCCATACTTTTATGTAACCACGAAGTGAACAGGAAGTCTAATGAATTTTAGGTTGTACATTTCTGTAAGTTCTGGGAAAGCTAAGAAAGAAAACTTCAGTAGCAAATAATACAATTAGTTTCTTTGTCACAATGGACAGCAATAATTGCCAAACAGAAGAACCACGCTATAATATGTTGGGTAACAATATCAAAAAATAGCCTCCGAAAGCACATAAGTGGGAGGAAAAATGTAGATAGCTACTATTGCCCAGAGTAGGGTGGGAGTCCACTGCTTGAGGAGCCTCACCAAATTCCTCGAGCATCGGGCCAGTCTCTGGCCATCCCAGCTGCAGTTAGCAGAGGAGACACTGGCTTATCGAAGAGGAAATGCTCCTGAATAAGGCAACATGGGAGGGACACATGTGGCAAGTGAGGCAGAGGTCAAGTAGAATGACAGTGTTCTAGAAGCAGACAACCTGTGGAATTCTATACATGACAATGTAAAAGTAGTTACTGATGTCTTATTACGAAATGCATGGCAATATGTAATTCATTGAACTGGAAACTCCAGTTACACAGTTTGCAGTATAAAGTGGCACTTAGTTTTGCAaatgtatatatactgtatttgCTGGTACTTCTTCTAATGTGAGCAGGGATTTGACTGTGACACTCAATAGCTCCTCACTTACATCAATGAGTCTCTGCTGCTCTTCCTCTGTCATTTCTCCCAGGCTGTAATAGTGGCCGGTCAGGTCACCCTTCAGGTCAGACAGGGCCTGTACGACGACACGCTCTACCTCACGCCGTTCTGAGCGGCTACAGGCTGGCGGTAAGCTAAGGCCTCGGATGCTCCGGCCTGTACGGACACGGGAGGACAGGACGTAGTTCTCATCGAACATCCCTGAGGTGATCTGTGGAGAGAGGAAGGGCCATCAACCATTCTGGCGTACTTGAGGAAGAGTAGCATCCTTCATTCTATTTACAGTTGCACTTATATAAACCGTGAAGTGAGAAGGAAAGTGTATTGTACCTTTGAAGCATCCAAATCTGTAGGGTGTGTCATAGTTCTTGGATCATAGCCATTGTGTCTGTCCTTAATGACTGGATAAAAGAGCTCAGAAAATACCTGGAGATGGATTTGCAGCAAGATCAGTGTGATTGTGTGCAAGTACATAGTACTTCCCAACCTACAGATGAGATTCTGAGAGCATAATTAAAACTTGGTTGCTCTGCTGTGATTCACTTTGGTCATGACTTTTTGTCCAGCTCTCCAGTGTATACCTCATAGCTCTCTTCATCTCCAGCCACCATGCCAACAGTCCTGATGAAAGGGTGCCCAGGGTTGTCCACCCCTGTCTGGATGCACTGGTCTAAGGTCCAGTTGTTAGGGGTGACCTTGTCTCTTAGACGTGCATAGATAGCTGGAGTCAGGGCACTTGCCATGCAATTATTGTGCTTGCGAACATCCGGAAAGTCGGCACTGCAGGAGACAAAGAGTAAGAATTAAAATGCCATTCTTGCTGGCCTTATTTTGCACTCAGTGAACTTTTCCTACGTCATGGCCTGATACCCATTTGGTTAGCTACATACTAATCCATGTCAAATCAACTACTTGTCTATACATTACAGAGTCATAGATTAACAGACACTCAGTGGCCACTTCGTTAGGCAGTAGTGAGTACTGGGTACCTTTGCCCCCAGAGCTACTTCAAGGATGAGTAACACGTGAGCAATGTGTTGTTGTACAGTGTTACAGTATGATGGTATGATGATATCAATGCTATGACGTCACTAGGCAATAAGAATTTTTCTGTTATGTTATAATTTTAGGTGACCACTGCCATACATGTCGTTGACCGAAATGTTATTATGTAGCACGTGACTctgtgggtaggggttaaggttaccATAGTGgagattagagtttttcccGTGCTAATGAATGGACAGTTGTCAATAAGATATAAATAcctcatctgtgtgtgtgtgtgtgtgtctttgtgtgtgtgtgtgtgtgtgtgtgtgtgcgtgtgtgagagagagagagagagagagtgagtgagtgagtgagtgagtgaaaaACTGAGATAGAGACGTAGTTCAGAGACAAGTAAAAGCTGATGTTTACACAGTAAGTGTAGGTgtaactacagggccaatttagactcaccaatcaacctatatttaaacatataaaatataaataatatacatgAAAATTTCAAACATGGACATCAAAacatatacaaaaaaatacaagtgACAACGTAAGTGTCATATGATTGGAATTTGCAATAAATGAATAGTTTCAGACCTACATAACACAACAAGGACTAACAGGATTCAAGTACGAACACAGTTATTAACACTAGACACTGTAGTGCActggtgtcaaactgcagtcctggggggccagggcCCTGcatatttttgggtttccccttatttcacacacctgattcaactccttgtgttaATTACAGGTACCACACagttcttgagctgaatcatttgtggtggaacagggaaagagctaagctacacagggctccgcccccccaggactggagtttcacACCCCTGTTATAGTGTATGTAGATCTCAGAGGCTGTTTCAAAGATGCTGTATCCACCACATCCGGGACTAGCAATCACACCACattcagaatcacttacatgacaCGTCTTAGTCAGTAAACGAACCTCTTGACCCTGTCTGAGTGCTATACACCAATCAGGCATAATGGTAAAACCCCCTGCCTACTACTGGGTAGGTTTCTTATGCTGCCAAAATAGCTGTGACCTGTTGAGGAATGGACTCCATAGGACTTTTGAAGGTGTCCTCTGGaatctggcaccaagacattAGAGCAGATCCTTTAAATCCTGTAATTTGCAAAGTAAGCTCTCCATGGATCGGACTTGTTTGTCTAGCACATCCCAAAGATACTAGGTTGGATTTAGATCTGGAGAATTTGGAGGCCaactctttttcatgttcctcaaccattcctgaacaatttttgcagtgtggtctggtgcattatcttgctgaaatagGCTACTGCCATCGGGGAATACTGTTGTTATAAAGGGGTGTACGTGGTTTTTAGTTATGCTTAGGTAGGTGGTATGTGTCAAAgcaacatccacatgaatgccaggcCCCAAGGTTTCCTAGCACAACATTGCCCCGAGCATCGTGCTACCGCTACTGGCTGCCTCCATTGGCTTGCACATCGTACATCCTGGTGCCATTTATTTCCTAggtaaacagcacacacacacctgcagtgTTGTGCAAGTTCACACTTTACAACAACTAACTCAAAAAAATACCATTTTTTGGGACTTTGCGGGCTCCATACAACACAAATTTGTGGGTAGGTATCATTTCAAATCcacaaacaagacaaaaaaataaacatatgcAGATATTAATGTTCTTGAAACTTCATTTAACTGTAATAGATTAAAACACGTTCAGCTGACCTTGTTTACTGTTGTTGAGATGTGAGTTGTGAATGTCACGATGTGACGATTTGTTTATGATGTGTAGAGTTACTGGTAGTAGACAGGAATGATGTGGGGGTGGGATTAAGAGATTTGATCTGAAGGAGGGCGTTTGCTTATTGGTTTACACTGACTGCAAGTTTACTGCAAGTTTAATAATGTGTTATGCAAAGTCAATGTAGGTATGTTGTTTGTTGACTAAattatatgttatatttttacaaaatattgggTACACATGTGCCTGTACCTAAACTGATTGGCACAACACCACTGATCAAGATCATCACGTAATAATTTTCCAAGATGCGATTCTGAGATATAATAATATATCAAATTTCATATTGCAATATCAAGTTAATTTTTTGCCGATTTTCACTACCTCACTTTCACATTCATTAGTAGCCAATTGATTCGCTTAGTTCActgttcattaaaaaaaagattGCATTCAATGAACGGTGCTCAATTAGTGCGTTCAAGCACGACATTCTACTCTCGGCCATCCACATGATGTTATAGAAAACGTGTCCCATCAAGCCAGACCACtttcttccattgctccatggtccagttctgatgctCATGTAGGCACTTTCGGCAGTGGTCAGGTGTCTGCATGGGCGCTCTGACCAGTGGCTACTCTGCCTCATACGCAGCAAGCTGAGATGCACTGTGGATTCTGACATCTCTCTGTCATAGCCAGAATTATCTTTCTTAGCAATTTATGGAAaagtagctctcctgtgggattGGACCAGATAGGCTAGACTTAGCTTCCCATATGCATCAATGAGTCTTGGGCAACTATGACCCACACAAGAGATCCTCAGTTAACCTTCCTTGGACAACTTTTGGACTACATGTGGTAGGTGCTGACCATTGCATACTAGGAACACCTCACAAGACCCActgttttggagatgctctgacccagttgtGTAGCCATGACAATTTGGCCTTTGACAAAGTCGCTCAAATCCTTACTGGCTACCAGGAACACCCCACAAGACCCGCTGTTTTGGAGATTCTCTGACCCAGTTATCTGGCCATGACAATTTGACCGTTGTAAAAGTTTCTCAGATCCTCACACCTGCCCATTTTTCCTACTTCCATcacatcaacttcaagaactAACTGTTCTCTTTCctaatatacagtactgtgcaaaagtcttacgcaggcaaagaaaatgatgttttcctgttggtgtaaaactatgatattatgcctgtgaaagtgtgtcagcttcaccatttcagaacctctgctaaaatcatcctagtatttgcagcgaccgtccagtgcagccatgaatTTTTTGACTtagccactagcacacctcatacagctagtcaatctctcactgactttttaaaccaatatatttaattatttaattgagctgttggtgaaatttaacaaaatcatggaacagctgaggtccccctgaggagaagtttgggaactgaagcggtgttcatctagccatccaactagatatcagtaactttttagaaaacagaagaaattattactagcttttattgtgttactcttaatttgcacatgttctaatgttaaattgtgtttttttgttctaagccaaagtacactttctacccagataaacagctttaaacatttctttggactgcctaagacttttgtacagtactgtataacaGCACCCTTCAAAGATGCTGTTCTAAcaagataatcaatgttattcccTTCActtgtcagtggttttaatttTATGGCTGATTTGTGTATGTATTCAGTCACGTGATTATCTGCTTGGGTCGTTAGCACTActgcctcccaccactgggatcAGGGTTAGAATCTTTGCTAGTtttatgtgtgtggaatttgcatgttctccccatgtcgtcccagggtttcctccgggtactccggtttccccccacagtccaaaaacatgctgaggctaattggagttgctaaattgcccataggaatgcatgtgagagtgaatggtgtgtgcgtgtgccctgcgatgggctggccccccatcctgggttgttccctgcctcgtgcccataggctcTGCACCCTCCTGTGAACCAGATTAGGAtaaagtttcagaaaatggatggatttggtGTTTGGGTGATCAGGCCACCGAGCATGTTTATTTTGCTATTCAAATTGTACTTTCTGTTACTAAAATTACCATTTTTACATTAAGTGTTTTATCTTTAAGTACTAATGTGTCACTAATAAGTaagcattttttaaaacattgcAGTCTCAAGATCTGAAGCTGAAGGCGTCCACTGTAAGCTGCCACGTACCTTGGTGGAAACATCTTCCTTCTTTCTGAAAACACGGCCCTGCCAGTGTCACTCAGCAGGTAACCTGTCACTAAGGTCCCAGCACCAAGGCTAGCCAGCACCGCCACTCTGCTGCGGCTGGACAGCATTCGAGTGAAGGAGCTTGTCATGCCTGTCTTTCCAAAACCAAATCAACTGGGAGGGGATAGAGCAAGGGTGGTGGAAGAGGAGATCAAATAATTTTTTTGGCATACTTTAAAATTATATTCGTGTTAAATTAGAAAGTTTGTCATGCAAATTATTACCCATCAAATCGGCAGACTGACGATTTATTAGGATTCAGATGAAAGACCTTTGAGGAAATTattacaaaatatttccatgaATTACATTATATTTAAGTGTCACTATGCAAATCTGTTTTTGCTCTCCAACTCTGACAGGAAAACAATGCATAACATTCACCAGTGTCTCCTTCCTCTCAGTGGTGGAAAATTGCTTGTTTTTCTTTAGCTAGAAGATCTTTTTTCTCACTGCCAATTAATGCAAGTGGGATTAATTAATATGCTTGTTATAGAAAGTCATGCCCAAGTAAACTGAGTAACAGCATTTAGCTTAGAATAAACCTTAATATAGCTgtctgaataaaataaacacttttaTGCCCAAACAGTACAAAACTAAAATTTTACCATGCAccataaaaaataattaaatgtatttctcTTCTCCATGTATTTTTAATCCTTACCAATAAAGGAAGATATTTCTTGGCAATCGTAACAATAAACTGTATCCAAACATTTGTATTAGTGTGTTCtgcatgaaaatgaaatgacttaTGTAATATGTACCATTCCTGATTTAACTGCAGTTGCAGCACCCTCCGACAATAGCAGGCAATGGTTAATAATTGCATTTCATGTGATTAATTTTTGGAGTCATTACTTACACTCTGAATTTTCCAGAATTTTGAATCATCAGGAACATTTATCAGCTACCACTTGTCACTTGTCCTTCATTCCTAAGAATTATGCACTGTGTGATTTGCATATGCATGCacgcatgcatccatccatttatctaaTGCTGGGTCACAGTGGACATCTGTGGTGATAGCACGCATGTATATTTAGTATGCAGTGCACACTCCCGTTCCAGTCCTGGTAAAATAAACAGTAATGAATATCTTAACCTTCGAACCAAGTGAGCTATGCTGCCATTGTTCAGAAATTATTATCAAATGCTGTTGGTGGGAGCTGTGGTATAAATAGTAGCTGGTCTAGATTAATAGCAAGACTCCTCTGGCACCAGGGATTCTGTTCAGGTCAGAGAGGCTCTAAAAGGACTACAAAGGAAACAGAGCGAGCGCCATGCTGCTGTCCACATTgtgcaatatattatttaatttaattgtcCTGGCAACTGTGAACAAGTGATTCATTGATCTGTCCcaaaataattaattttattattttagattaatgccacatttgaTAGCTCATAATAGAAGATACTGATATGGAAAGTGATCACTGTTAAAGATTGTGTTCTTTCATGAGAGACATTTAAATTTACACCATTTACACAATTTGATTCATTAAATATTCGGAGAAAGTTTACTTGAAAAGTGTGA contains:
- the LOC125719114 gene encoding creatine kinase U-type, mitochondrial-like, with translation MTSSFTRMLSSRSRVAVLASLGAGTLVTGYLLSDTGRAVFSERRKMFPPSADFPDVRKHNNCMASALTPAIYARLRDKVTPNNWTLDQCIQTGVDNPGHPFIRTVGMVAGDEESYEVFSELFYPVIKDRHNGYDPRTMTHPTDLDASKITSGMFDENYVLSSRVRTGRSIRGLSLPPACSRSERREVERVVVQALSDLKGDLTGHYYSLGEMTEEEQQRLIDEHFLFDKPVSPLLTAAGMARDWPDARGIWHNNEKTFLIWINEEDHTRIISMEKGGNMKRVFERFCCGLKEVERLIMERGWEFMWNEHLVYILTCPSNLGTGLRAGVHVRLPLLSKDPHFRKILESLRLQKRGTGGVDTASVGDVFDISNNDRLGKSEVELV